The proteins below are encoded in one region of Pseudomonas putida S13.1.2:
- a CDS encoding DUF3649 domain-containing protein, protein MTRKTAGLSLSYRLAVASRSLAALLGGYLLASMASVCIALVAPLPKVDATLTGLLMSFVFYLLAFIWCFACRSAWRAWLGVLVPTLLLGMISGVAYWMKNP, encoded by the coding sequence ATGACGCGCAAAACCGCCGGCCTCTCGCTCAGCTATCGGCTGGCCGTTGCCTCACGCAGTCTGGCCGCGCTGTTGGGCGGCTACCTGCTGGCGTCCATGGCCAGCGTCTGCATTGCCCTGGTGGCGCCACTGCCTAAGGTCGATGCCACGCTGACCGGCCTGCTGATGTCGTTCGTCTTCTACCTGCTGGCATTCATCTGGTGCTTCGCCTGTCGCAGCGCCTGGCGTGCCTGGCTGGGTGTATTGGTGCCAACCCTGCTGTTGGGCATGATCAGCGGTGTTGCCTACTGGATGAAAAACCCATGA
- a CDS encoding DUF3325 domain-containing protein, whose product MLGNALIAFAGFVALCLAMEKHFSDLLGRKPRPGQLRLLRVAGWLLLMLSLVLSVHLRGWAHGLVEWTAVMMAGVTVWVFGLPYQPRLLLGLAAASVVLGPLLAVFAV is encoded by the coding sequence ATGCTGGGTAACGCACTGATCGCATTCGCAGGGTTTGTCGCCCTGTGCCTGGCCATGGAAAAGCACTTCAGCGATTTGCTTGGGCGCAAGCCGCGCCCCGGGCAGTTGCGGCTGTTGCGTGTCGCTGGTTGGCTGCTGCTGATGCTATCGCTGGTGCTTAGCGTGCACCTGCGTGGCTGGGCCCACGGCCTGGTGGAGTGGACCGCCGTGATGATGGCCGGGGTAACCGTGTGGGTGTTTGGCCTGCCCTACCAACCGCGCCTGCTGCTGGGCCTGGCCGCCGCCAGCGTGGTGCTGGGGCCGTTACTGGCCGTGTTTGCCGTGTGA
- a CDS encoding TonB-dependent siderophore receptor encodes MKFSPRCVPLWLGLAVLPAFALAPLASAAEQLQAYAFAQPAQPLAQALNAFSRTTGQSVVYTLELPGVQAPALNGRFSAEQALQQLLGNAGLAWRRVDARTLTLETADTSGALNLQATNVTSQLDDYSYQPPASASIMRGQGPNQDIPQAINVVPAQVIRDQAPRNLDDALANVSGITQGNNFGGTSDTVMKRGFGDNRDGSIMRDGMPIVQGRSLNASTERVEVLKGPASLLYGIQDPGGVINVVSKRPQLQQYNALTVRGSTYGSGKNGSGGGLDSTGALGDSKFAYRLIVDHEDEDYWRNYGVHRESLVAPSLAWLGEDTQVVLAYEHREFLYPFDRGTAFGSNGHPLNIPATRRLDEPFNDMEGRSDLYRLEVDHQLADDWKLHFGYSFNRETYDASQVRVTGVNEAKGTLTRSIDGTHNAMSRDQFATLSLAGNVELAGMQNDLLFGVDHEDRKVYRGDLIRQTARSTFSYVDPVYGQEVEGSTVRASDSDQTDKLRTDALFVQDALHLDDHWILVAGARFQQFDQYAGRGRPFTANTDNSGQAWVPHAGIVYKVDEQLSFYGSYSESFKPNSSIAPLTGGVVLDASVAPEEGKSWELGAKLDVPGRLTGTLALFDITKRNVLVANFDSGTGETVYSNAGEVNARGVELDLTGQLSDHWSLIGSYAFTDAKVTKDPDLEGNRLQNVAKHSGSLSAVYDFGSLFGGDKLRVGAGARYVGERAGNSTNTFDLPSYTVADAFASYETKLDEHNVRLQLNVKNLFDKVYYSSAVNQYFVAIGDARQVSLSSTFEF; translated from the coding sequence ATGAAGTTCTCCCCGCGTTGCGTCCCTCTCTGGCTCGGCCTTGCTGTGCTGCCGGCCTTCGCTCTCGCCCCCCTGGCAAGCGCCGCCGAGCAGCTGCAGGCCTATGCCTTCGCCCAACCGGCCCAACCCCTGGCCCAGGCCCTCAACGCCTTCAGCCGCACCACTGGCCAGAGCGTGGTCTACACCCTCGAACTGCCAGGTGTGCAGGCCCCGGCGTTGAATGGCCGGTTCAGCGCCGAGCAGGCGCTGCAACAGCTGCTGGGCAACGCTGGCCTGGCCTGGCGCCGTGTCGACGCACGCACCCTGACCCTCGAAACCGCCGACACCTCAGGCGCCCTCAACCTGCAGGCCACCAACGTGACCTCGCAACTGGACGACTACAGCTACCAGCCCCCGGCCAGTGCTTCGATCATGCGCGGGCAGGGCCCGAACCAGGACATCCCCCAGGCCATCAACGTGGTACCGGCCCAGGTCATCCGCGACCAGGCCCCGCGCAACCTCGACGATGCCCTGGCCAACGTCAGCGGCATTACCCAGGGCAACAACTTTGGCGGCACGTCCGACACGGTGATGAAGCGCGGCTTTGGCGACAACCGCGACGGCTCGATCATGCGCGATGGCATGCCCATCGTGCAGGGGCGTAGCCTCAACGCCAGCACCGAGCGGGTCGAAGTGCTCAAGGGCCCGGCCTCGCTGCTGTACGGCATCCAGGACCCGGGCGGGGTGATCAACGTGGTCAGCAAGCGCCCGCAACTGCAGCAGTACAATGCACTGACCGTGCGCGGCTCGACCTATGGCAGCGGCAAGAATGGCAGTGGCGGCGGGCTCGACAGTACCGGTGCGCTGGGCGACAGCAAGTTCGCCTACCGCTTGATCGTCGACCATGAAGACGAAGACTACTGGCGCAATTACGGCGTGCACCGCGAATCGCTGGTGGCGCCGTCGCTGGCCTGGCTGGGCGAAGACACCCAGGTGGTACTGGCCTACGAGCACCGCGAGTTTCTCTACCCCTTCGACCGGGGCACCGCGTTCGGCAGCAATGGCCACCCGCTGAACATCCCCGCCACGCGCCGCCTGGACGAGCCGTTCAACGACATGGAAGGGCGCTCCGACCTGTATCGCCTTGAGGTCGACCATCAGCTGGCCGATGACTGGAAACTGCACTTCGGCTACAGCTTCAATCGCGAGACCTATGATGCCAGCCAGGTACGGGTGACCGGCGTCAATGAAGCCAAAGGCACGCTGACACGCAGCATCGACGGCACCCACAACGCCATGAGCCGTGACCAGTTCGCCACCCTGAGCCTGGCTGGTAATGTGGAATTGGCTGGCATGCAGAATGATCTGTTGTTCGGCGTCGACCATGAAGACCGCAAGGTGTATCGCGGCGACCTGATTCGCCAGACTGCCAGGTCCACTTTCAGCTATGTGGACCCGGTCTACGGCCAGGAAGTGGAAGGCAGCACGGTGCGTGCCAGCGACAGCGACCAGACCGACAAGCTGCGCACCGATGCACTGTTCGTGCAGGACGCGTTGCACCTGGATGACCACTGGATCCTGGTGGCCGGCGCACGTTTCCAGCAGTTCGACCAGTACGCCGGCCGCGGCCGCCCGTTCACGGCCAATACCGATAACAGCGGCCAGGCCTGGGTGCCGCATGCGGGCATCGTCTACAAGGTCGATGAGCAGCTGTCGTTCTATGGCAGTTACAGCGAGTCGTTCAAGCCCAACTCCAGCATTGCGCCGCTGACTGGGGGCGTGGTGCTGGATGCTTCCGTGGCGCCCGAGGAAGGCAAGTCGTGGGAGTTGGGCGCCAAGCTGGACGTGCCTGGTCGCCTGACCGGTACCCTGGCGCTGTTCGATATCACCAAGCGTAATGTGCTGGTCGCCAATTTCGACAGCGGGACTGGCGAGACGGTCTACAGCAACGCCGGTGAGGTCAATGCAAGAGGTGTGGAGCTTGACCTGACCGGCCAGCTCAGCGACCACTGGAGCTTGATCGGCAGCTATGCCTTTACCGATGCCAAGGTTACAAAAGACCCGGACCTTGAGGGCAACCGCTTGCAGAACGTTGCCAAACACAGTGGTTCGCTGTCGGCTGTTTACGACTTCGGCAGCCTGTTCGGTGGCGACAAGCTGCGTGTAGGGGCAGGCGCGCGTTATGTGGGTGAACGGGCGGGCAATTCGACCAACACCTTCGACCTGCCGTCGTACACCGTGGCCGATGCGTTCGCCAGCTATGAGACCAAGCTGGATGAGCACAACGTGCGTTTGCAGCTGAACGTGAAGAACCTGTTCGACAAGGTTTACTACAGCTCGGCGGTGAACCAGTACTTTGTGGCGATTGGTGATGCCCGGCAGGTGAGTTTGTCCAGCACCTTCGAATTCTAG
- a CDS encoding RNA polymerase sigma factor, with protein sequence MSEQGDISQPDADSVGGRARFVQVFLAQRARMEALVSRRVGCRATASDLVQELFLRFWRRPEVKVEALDTYLLRCAGNLAIDHLRSEGSRERVAEAALPMDEAAMAQAPEQALEVEHDLQRIEAALRALPERTRQIFLLNRIHGCKYGEIAKAMQLSQSAVEKHMMRALEACKASVAEPASTPRRPGSARR encoded by the coding sequence GTGAGCGAGCAGGGGGATATCAGCCAGCCCGACGCCGACAGCGTTGGCGGTCGTGCACGTTTCGTCCAGGTGTTCCTGGCCCAACGGGCGCGCATGGAGGCGCTGGTCAGCCGGCGCGTTGGCTGCCGCGCCACGGCTTCAGACCTGGTGCAGGAACTGTTTTTGCGTTTCTGGCGCCGCCCCGAGGTCAAGGTCGAGGCGCTGGACACCTACCTGTTGCGTTGTGCCGGCAACCTGGCTATCGACCACCTGCGCAGTGAAGGCAGCCGCGAACGCGTGGCAGAAGCCGCTTTGCCAATGGACGAAGCGGCCATGGCTCAGGCGCCGGAGCAGGCGCTGGAGGTCGAGCACGACCTGCAGCGTATCGAAGCCGCCTTGCGCGCCTTGCCCGAGCGCACCCGGCAGATCTTTCTGCTCAACCGCATCCACGGCTGCAAGTACGGCGAAATTGCCAAGGCCATGCAGCTGTCCCAGAGCGCCGTGGAAAAGCATATGATGCGCGCCCTTGAAGCGTGCAAGGCGAGTGTTGCCGAGCCCGCGTCCACCCCACGCCGGCCAGGGAGTGCCCGTCGATGA
- a CDS encoding FecR family protein, which yields MSRLPPITEAQSQAALQWLSRINEQPAQAEGAAFKRWLLADPRHREAYQQAQALWQKSATPAARLADEEQDALQRYLDAMAKPPTRGPWRRMAAMAMAACLVLAVGVAGGWHPGYWLQDLQADYSSAGQIRQVTLADQSQVTLDAGSAIAVDFAQGERRVRLLHGAAFFEVTHTGEPFLVEAGGGEVRVLGTQFEVREQGDGAQVTVRSGRVGVSPAQGTLARELTANQQLAYSAGRVGDTLPVDSDTRLAWRQGWLNYYQVPLAQVVEDLGRYYPGRILLLDGELGQRKVSGSFPVAEPLLALDSLGKVMGFSRQTVLGRLTLIR from the coding sequence ATGAGCCGTTTGCCCCCGATCACCGAGGCGCAGTCCCAGGCCGCCCTGCAATGGCTCAGCCGCATCAATGAGCAGCCCGCGCAAGCCGAAGGGGCTGCGTTCAAGCGCTGGTTGCTGGCCGACCCCAGGCACCGTGAGGCCTACCAACAGGCCCAGGCGCTGTGGCAGAAAAGCGCCACCCCGGCGGCGCGGCTGGCGGACGAAGAACAGGATGCCCTGCAACGCTACCTCGATGCCATGGCCAAGCCGCCGACCCGTGGCCCGTGGCGGCGGATGGCGGCAATGGCGATGGCGGCCTGCCTGGTGCTGGCCGTGGGCGTTGCCGGGGGCTGGCACCCGGGGTACTGGTTGCAGGACCTGCAGGCTGACTACAGCAGTGCCGGGCAGATTCGCCAGGTGACCTTGGCCGACCAGTCGCAGGTGACGCTTGATGCCGGCAGCGCCATTGCGGTCGATTTTGCCCAGGGAGAGCGCCGTGTGCGGTTGCTGCATGGCGCAGCGTTCTTCGAGGTCACGCATACCGGCGAGCCGTTCCTGGTCGAAGCGGGCGGTGGCGAAGTGCGGGTGCTCGGCACCCAGTTCGAGGTGCGTGAGCAAGGCGACGGCGCCCAGGTGACGGTGCGCAGCGGGCGTGTGGGCGTGAGCCCTGCGCAAGGCACTCTGGCGCGTGAGCTGACGGCCAACCAGCAGTTGGCCTACAGCGCAGGCAGGGTAGGGGACACCCTGCCGGTGGACAGTGACACCCGCCTGGCCTGGCGCCAGGGATGGCTGAACTATTACCAGGTGCCGCTGGCGCAGGTGGTCGAAGACCTTGGGCGCTATTACCCGGGGCGCATCCTGTTGCTGGATGGCGAACTGGGGCAGCGCAAGGTCAGTGGCAGTTTCCCGGTGGCCGAGCCGCTGCTGGCGCTGGATTCGCTGGGCAAGGTGATGGGCTTTTCGCGGCAGACCGTGTTGGGGCGTTTGACCTTGATCCGGTAG
- a CDS encoding FecR domain-containing protein, which translates to MNASFSPQVAEQAVHWLIESQGDDFGQAQQLALEHWLRADQEHQRAWAHIQQVNQRLRGVSSPVVHATLQAPHSPARRRALKALLLVGVASATGLGLQQHNPMPGLMADYRSPVGQRRRMGLEDGSVLQLNTRSAANVRFDGQQRRVQLFEGELALQVANDARPLLLRTGEGALRLDSGRFNVRQFDGYSLVSVFEGVASTAGQPLLAGQQARFTGGWQSVSALDRNVGAWVDGMLVASQMRLADFLAELGRYRHGQLGCSERVADLRISGSYPLDDSERILQMLEVALPVRVRRFTRYWVTVEPTIS; encoded by the coding sequence GTGAACGCCTCGTTTTCTCCACAAGTGGCGGAGCAAGCCGTGCACTGGTTGATCGAGTCCCAAGGCGATGATTTTGGCCAGGCGCAGCAGTTGGCGCTGGAACACTGGCTGCGGGCCGACCAGGAGCACCAGCGCGCCTGGGCCCATATCCAGCAGGTAAACCAGCGCCTGCGTGGGGTGTCCTCGCCGGTGGTGCACGCGACACTGCAAGCCCCCCACTCGCCCGCCCGGCGGCGCGCGCTCAAGGCATTGCTGCTGGTGGGAGTGGCCAGTGCCACCGGCCTGGGGCTGCAACAGCACAACCCGATGCCCGGCCTGATGGCCGACTACCGCAGCCCGGTGGGGCAGCGCCGGCGCATGGGCCTGGAAGATGGCAGCGTGCTGCAACTCAACACCCGCAGTGCCGCCAACGTGCGCTTCGACGGGCAACAGCGCCGGGTGCAGCTGTTTGAAGGCGAACTGGCGCTGCAGGTGGCCAATGATGCACGGCCGCTGCTGCTGCGTACCGGCGAAGGGGCGCTGCGCCTGGACAGCGGGCGCTTCAACGTGCGCCAGTTCGATGGCTACAGCCTGGTGTCTGTATTCGAGGGTGTGGCCAGCACTGCGGGGCAACCGTTACTGGCTGGGCAGCAGGCACGCTTTACGGGCGGCTGGCAGTCAGTCTCGGCGCTCGACCGCAATGTGGGCGCCTGGGTCGACGGCATGCTAGTGGCCTCGCAGATGCGCCTGGCGGATTTCCTGGCAGAGCTTGGGCGCTATCGCCACGGGCAGCTGGGGTGCAGCGAGCGGGTCGCCGACTTGCGTATCTCCGGGTCGTATCCACTGGATGACAGTGAGCGCATCCTGCAAATGCTGGAGGTAGCACTGCCAGTGAGGGTGCGACGGTTCACCCGGTACTGGGTGACAGTGGAGCCAACCATCAGTTAA
- a CDS encoding PepSY-associated TM helix domain-containing protein, which translates to MKEGFRQAMAWLHTWTGLIFGWLLFAIFLTGTLSYFKDEITHWAQPEVRSHTLDPALSLDKAQQYLQDNAGHSASWFIDMPNEREAALSVGYRDPNGGPRGFVNKTLDTQTGQPVEARDSRGGEFFYRFHFQLQMPYPFGRWLSTFCAFIMLLGLVTGIITHKKIFKEFFTFRPGKGQRSWLDGHNAIGVLVLPFHLMISYSSLVLFMYMVMPAGIMASYGNDTGKYFNDLFGRDDAPKAAQVATPLVALPTLYAKVQELQPGARIGFVQVQNPGDSNARVTFTQSAADHVAYRRSANWTFDGASGALLSQGKPESGAMMTAFSFAGLHMGNFAGPWLRWLYFFFGVAGTAVIGTGLVMWLGKRQLKHAKSAHMPGELRLVEVLNIASMSGLLLAVAGFFWANRLIPVGIEGRADWEVNAFFIAWGLSLVHAVLRSGRRAWSEQLALGALAFALLPLLNGLSTDRGLNHSLQAGDWAMAGFDLTALGTGLFLAWLAGKMLRSPKPVAKRQRAAKKTSTETAQVN; encoded by the coding sequence ATGAAAGAAGGCTTCCGCCAGGCGATGGCCTGGCTGCACACCTGGACCGGCCTGATCTTTGGCTGGCTGTTGTTTGCCATCTTCCTCACCGGCACGCTGTCGTACTTCAAGGATGAAATCACCCACTGGGCGCAGCCGGAGGTGCGCAGTCATACCCTGGACCCGGCCCTCAGCCTGGACAAGGCCCAGCAATACCTGCAGGACAATGCCGGGCATTCCGCCTCCTGGTTCATCGACATGCCCAACGAGCGTGAGGCGGCCCTGAGCGTGGGCTATCGCGACCCCAACGGCGGGCCGCGTGGCTTCGTCAACAAAACCCTCGACACGCAGACCGGGCAGCCGGTGGAAGCTCGCGACAGCCGGGGTGGCGAGTTCTTCTACCGTTTCCACTTCCAGCTGCAGATGCCGTACCCGTTTGGCCGCTGGCTGTCGACGTTCTGCGCCTTCATCATGCTGTTGGGGCTGGTTACCGGCATCATCACCCACAAAAAGATCTTCAAGGAGTTCTTCACCTTCCGTCCCGGCAAGGGTCAGCGCTCCTGGCTGGACGGGCACAACGCCATCGGCGTGCTGGTGCTGCCCTTCCACCTGATGATCAGTTACAGCAGCCTGGTGCTGTTCATGTACATGGTGATGCCGGCCGGCATCATGGCCAGCTATGGCAATGATACCGGCAAGTACTTCAACGACCTGTTCGGCCGCGACGATGCGCCCAAAGCGGCCCAGGTGGCCACGCCGCTGGTTGCGCTGCCAACCCTGTACGCCAAGGTCCAGGAACTGCAACCGGGCGCGCGTATCGGCTTCGTCCAGGTGCAGAACCCGGGCGACAGCAATGCCCGCGTCACCTTCACCCAGTCGGCTGCCGACCACGTGGCTTATCGGCGCAGTGCCAACTGGACGTTCGACGGCGCCAGTGGTGCGCTGTTGAGCCAGGGCAAGCCAGAGAGCGGGGCGATGATGACTGCCTTCAGCTTTGCCGGGCTGCACATGGGCAATTTTGCCGGGCCCTGGCTGCGCTGGCTGTATTTCTTCTTTGGCGTCGCCGGCACTGCGGTGATCGGCACCGGGCTGGTGATGTGGCTGGGCAAGCGCCAGCTCAAGCATGCCAAGAGCGCGCACATGCCGGGTGAATTGCGCCTGGTCGAGGTGCTCAATATCGCCAGCATGAGCGGCCTGCTGCTGGCGGTGGCGGGCTTCTTCTGGGCCAACCGCCTGATCCCGGTGGGCATCGAGGGCCGCGCCGACTGGGAGGTCAATGCCTTCTTCATCGCCTGGGGCTTGTCACTGGTGCATGCCGTGCTGCGCAGCGGGCGCCGGGCGTGGAGCGAGCAACTGGCGCTGGGGGCGCTGGCCTTTGCCCTGTTGCCGCTGCTCAATGGCTTGAGCACCGACCGTGGTTTGAACCATTCGTTGCAGGCGGGTGACTGGGCCATGGCCGGCTTCGACCTCACGGCCCTGGGTACTGGCCTGTTCCTGGCGTGGCTGGCCGGCAAGATGTTGCGCAGCCCCAAACCGGTAGCCAAGCGACAACGCGCGGCAAAAAAAACCAGCACTGAAACGGCGCAGGTGAACTGA
- a CDS encoding sigma-70 family RNA polymerase sigma factor gives MRTILNTSCAARRRSITVPSALTSTVEGLYHAHHNWLTGWLRRRLGCPQSAADLAQDTYLRLLQAREAPQLVEPRAFLATVAKRVLCNHFRRQELERAYLQALAQVPEETAPCEEQKAIIFETLLELDRLLDGLPPLVKRAFLLAQVDGIGQGEIARELGISLATVKRYLNKAAMRCYFAL, from the coding sequence ATGCGAACAATTCTTAATACCAGTTGCGCTGCACGGCGCCGGAGTATCACGGTGCCCAGCGCGCTCACATCCACGGTCGAAGGCCTGTACCACGCCCATCACAACTGGCTCACCGGCTGGTTGCGCCGCCGCCTGGGCTGCCCGCAGAGTGCCGCCGACCTGGCCCAGGACACCTACCTGCGCCTGCTGCAAGCCCGCGAGGCGCCACAATTGGTCGAGCCGCGTGCGTTTCTTGCAACGGTAGCCAAGCGCGTGCTGTGCAATCACTTTCGCCGCCAGGAGCTGGAGCGTGCCTACCTGCAAGCACTGGCGCAGGTGCCTGAAGAAACAGCACCGTGCGAGGAGCAAAAAGCGATCATCTTTGAGACCCTGCTGGAGCTTGACCGCCTGCTGGACGGTTTGCCGCCTCTGGTCAAACGCGCCTTCCTGCTGGCCCAGGTCGATGGCATTGGCCAAGGTGAAATCGCTCGCGAACTGGGCATCTCGCTGGCCACGGTCAAACGCTACCTGAACAAGGCGGCCATGCGCTGCTACTTCGCCCTGTGA
- the fecA gene encoding TonB-dependent Fe(3+) dicitrate receptor FecA, with amino-acid sequence MPLRPSPLLHALLLTTTLGLAMPVAHAETRSYHIAAGSLEDALNQFGRESGALISFGSQLTQGISTQGLDGQYDVRQGLDALLRGSGLQVRQETDNAFSLQPIASPAAGAPVELSASTVVGDWLAEAQQDNVFEHPGARDVVRREQFERSGATTAREVLNRIPGVNAPDNNGTGSHDLALNFGIRGLNPRLASRSTVLMDGIPVPFAPYGQPQLSLAPLSMGNMDAVDVVRGGGAVRYGPQNVGGIVNFVTRAIPEQATFKAAMQNQISPSSSHDGVKNSANLLVGGTNDNGLGGALLYSGTRGGDWREHSDTQIDDLILKGKLQLDEANSLHAMAQYYEGEADMPGGLSTADFAADPYQSTRLKDKFWGRRTLFNFGYDYKQDDRQFSVNSFFTKTLRSGYLDQGSFVSLSPREYWVRGIETRFSQGLALGDSWHELGIGYRYVNEAGHELRFREPVTGSLPTTASRNDRDTRGSTEAHALYLDDRIDIGRWTITPGVRYEMIDSEQSNKLNGQRYQGSYNTALPALNVMYHLTDSWNLYANTEGSFGSVQYSQMPNRVSSGEVKPEKARTWEVGTRYDNGDLQAEIGAFLINFDNQYESNQTNDSVIARGETRHQGIETSIRYALDGLSPVLAGFDVHASYAFVDATIREDGPNKGNQVPFSSRHKGNLGVGYTDGPWQLNLDGSFQSSQYADNANTGTESADGSTGRIPGYMLVSTRAGYDFGPQLSNLKVAVGVKNLFNREYYTRSYDDNNKGKYVGEPRTLYVQTSVEF; translated from the coding sequence ATGCCGCTGCGCCCCAGCCCCCTCCTCCACGCCCTGCTGCTCACCACCACGCTCGGCCTGGCCATGCCCGTCGCCCATGCCGAAACCCGCAGCTACCACATCGCCGCCGGCTCGCTTGAAGACGCACTCAACCAGTTCGGCCGCGAAAGCGGTGCGTTGATTTCGTTCGGCTCGCAACTGACCCAAGGCATCAGCACCCAGGGGCTGGACGGCCAGTACGATGTGCGCCAGGGCCTCGACGCGTTGCTGCGCGGCAGCGGTCTGCAGGTGCGGCAGGAAACCGACAATGCCTTCAGCCTGCAGCCAATCGCCAGCCCTGCTGCTGGCGCCCCGGTCGAGCTCAGCGCGTCCACCGTGGTCGGCGACTGGCTGGCAGAAGCGCAGCAGGACAATGTGTTCGAGCACCCAGGCGCCCGCGACGTGGTACGCCGTGAACAATTCGAGCGCAGCGGCGCTACCACCGCCCGCGAAGTGCTCAACCGCATCCCCGGGGTCAACGCCCCCGACAACAACGGCACCGGCAGCCACGACCTGGCGCTCAACTTCGGCATTCGCGGCCTCAACCCGCGCCTGGCATCGCGCTCGACCGTGCTGATGGATGGCATCCCGGTGCCGTTCGCCCCGTATGGCCAGCCGCAGCTGTCGCTGGCCCCGCTGAGCATGGGCAACATGGACGCCGTGGATGTGGTGCGTGGCGGCGGCGCAGTGCGCTACGGCCCGCAGAACGTCGGCGGTATCGTCAACTTCGTCACCCGGGCGATCCCCGAACAGGCCACCTTCAAGGCCGCCATGCAAAACCAGATCAGCCCGTCCTCCAGCCACGACGGCGTCAAGAACAGCGCCAACCTGCTGGTCGGCGGCACCAACGACAACGGCCTGGGCGGCGCACTGCTGTACTCCGGCACCCGTGGTGGCGACTGGCGCGAACACAGCGACACGCAGATCGACGACCTGATCCTCAAGGGCAAGCTGCAGCTGGACGAAGCCAACAGCCTGCACGCCATGGCCCAGTACTACGAGGGCGAGGCCGACATGCCTGGCGGCCTGAGCACCGCCGACTTCGCTGCCGACCCGTACCAGTCCACGCGCCTGAAGGACAAGTTCTGGGGCCGCCGCACGCTGTTCAACTTCGGCTACGACTACAAGCAGGACGACCGCCAGTTCAGCGTCAACAGCTTCTTCACCAAGACCCTGCGCAGCGGCTACCTGGACCAGGGCAGCTTCGTTTCGCTGTCGCCACGCGAGTACTGGGTGCGCGGTATCGAAACCCGCTTCTCGCAGGGCCTGGCGCTGGGCGATAGCTGGCACGAACTGGGCATCGGCTACCGCTACGTCAACGAAGCCGGCCACGAACTGCGTTTCCGCGAGCCGGTGACCGGCAGCCTGCCGACCACAGCCAGCCGCAACGACCGCGACACCCGTGGCAGCACCGAAGCCCACGCCCTCTACCTGGATGACCGCATCGACATCGGCCGCTGGACCATCACCCCGGGCGTGCGCTACGAGATGATCGACTCCGAGCAAAGCAACAAGCTCAACGGCCAGCGCTACCAAGGCAGCTACAACACCGCGCTGCCGGCGTTGAACGTGATGTACCACCTGACCGACAGCTGGAACCTGTACGCCAACACCGAAGGCTCGTTCGGCAGCGTGCAGTACAGCCAGATGCCCAACCGCGTGAGCAGCGGCGAGGTCAAACCGGAGAAAGCCCGCACCTGGGAAGTGGGCACGCGCTACGACAACGGCGACCTGCAGGCGGAGATTGGCGCGTTCCTGATCAACTTCGACAACCAGTACGAAAGCAACCAGACCAACGACTCGGTAATTGCCCGCGGCGAAACCCGACACCAGGGTATCGAGACCAGCATCCGCTATGCGCTGGACGGCCTGAGCCCGGTCCTGGCCGGCTTCGATGTGCACGCCAGCTATGCGTTCGTTGACGCCACCATCCGCGAGGACGGGCCGAACAAAGGTAACCAGGTACCGTTCTCGTCGCGGCACAAGGGCAACCTGGGCGTGGGCTACACCGATGGCCCCTGGCAGCTGAACCTGGACGGCAGCTTCCAGAGCAGCCAGTACGCCGACAACGCCAACACCGGCACCGAAAGCGCCGATGGCAGCACCGGGCGCATTCCGGGCTACATGCTGGTCAGCACCCGTGCCGGCTACGATTTTGGCCCGCAGCTGTCGAACCTGAAGGTGGCGGTGGGCGTGAAGAACCTGTTCAACCGCGAGTACTACACGCGCTCCTACGATGACAACAACAAGGGCAAGTACGTGGGTGAGCCGCGAACGCTGTATGTGCAGACGTCAGTGGAGTTCTGA